The region GTTGCAGCTGTTAGTGCTATAACTGGTGTAATTACTGATCCAAGAGATTATGGTGACATAGATTTAGAAGCTATAAGTAAAATAAGAGATACAAAACAAAGAATTATTGATGATAGGATGATCATTGCACCAAAAGATAAAACAGATGATGTTGTTGTTAGAAGAGGTCCAAACATTAAACCACTTCCATTAAGAAAAGATTTAGAGGAAGAAATAAATACATCAGTACTTATAAAAGTAGGAGATGACATTACAACTGATGATATAATGCCAGCAGGTGCTAAAATTCTTCCATTAAGATCGAATGTTCCAGCTATCTCACAATATGTCTTTAATGGAATAGATCCTACATTTTCTAAAAGAGCAAAAGAAAATGATGGTGGAATTGTTGTAGCGGCAGAAAATTATGGACAAGGATCAAGTAGAGAACATGCTGCACTTGCACCTATGTATTTAGGAGTTAAAGCAATTTTAGCAAAATCTTTTGCAAGAATACATCATGATAATTTAATTAATTATGGAATTTTGCCATTGAGATTTAAAGATAAGGCTGATTATGACAAAATAAATCAAGGTGATGTGTTGGTTATTGAAAATGTTATAGATCAAGTTAATAAGGGTGAGTTTATTGTAATGGATAAAACTCAAGGATTTGAAATAAAAGCTTTTGTTACTTTTTCAGATAGACAAAAAGAAGTAATGATAAGCGGTGGTCAATTAAATTATGTTAAAAAGATGATATAAATGCAGTTATATATTTATAGTTAGTTAAAATACTGTATACAGGTATACAATACGCCTGTATACAGTGTAAAATGAAAAGTATTGACAGTTTAGCGCTTAAGGAGGAGTTATAATGAATAAAACTAGATGTACTCTTATGCGAGGCGGAACAAGTAAAGGTGCATTTTTTAAATATGAGGACATGCCAAAAGATAAAAATAAATGGAGCGATTTTCTTTTAGAAGTTATGGGAAGCCCAGATGCTAAGCAAATTGATGGATTAGGTGGAGCAAATTCATTGACGAGTAAAGTGGCAATTATAAAAAAATCAGATAAGGAAGATTACGATGTAGAATATACATTTGCACAAGTTAGTTTAACTGACAGAATGGTTGACTTTAAGGGCAATTGTGGGAATATTTCTTCAGCTGTTGCACCATTTGCAATTAATGAAGGTATTATAAAGGCTGATGGAAATAAAGCAAAGGTTAAAATATTAAATACAAACACAAATAAATTGATAGCATCAGAAGTAGAAATTGAAAATGAGCAAGCAAAAGAAGAAGGTAATACGTATATACCAGGAGTACCTAATCCAGGATCACCAGTTTATCTTTCATTTTATAATTCTGAGGGCGCAGTCACAGGAAAATTATTACCTACAGGAAATGTAATTGATTCCATAGAAACTTCTGTAGGAAAAATAAATATTTCTATTGTTGATGCTGCAAATCCATTAGTATTTATAAATGCTGACGATATTGGTTTAAAGGGTACTGAGTTACCGGATCAGCTTACAGAAAATAATTTGAAATTAATAGAAGAAATACGTTCTATAGCAGCAGAATTATGCGGATTTGCAAGCAGAGATGAGGCAACAAAGAAATCTCCAGCAGTACCAAAAGCTACAATAATATCAAGACCTAATAAATATGTAGATTTAAGTGGAAAAGAAGTAAGTAAAGATAATACAGATTTAGTTGTCAGAATGATGTCAATGCAAAAACCTCATAAAGCATTAGCGATAACGGGTGCAGTATGTATAACAACAGCAGCAAGCATTGACGGAACTTTAGTTAATAAAATAACAAAAATCAATAATGGAAAGGTAAGAATAGGACATCCAGGTGGCGTTATGGAAACGGCAGCTGAAATGAAGGAAGGAAAAATTGAATGCGTAAGGGTTGTTAGGACAGCACGTAGAATAATAGAAGGTTATGTTTATACAA is a window of Clostridium pasteurianum DNA encoding:
- a CDS encoding 2-methylaconitate cis-trans isomerase PrpF family protein, with amino-acid sequence MNKTRCTLMRGGTSKGAFFKYEDMPKDKNKWSDFLLEVMGSPDAKQIDGLGGANSLTSKVAIIKKSDKEDYDVEYTFAQVSLTDRMVDFKGNCGNISSAVAPFAINEGIIKADGNKAKVKILNTNTNKLIASEVEIENEQAKEEGNTYIPGVPNPGSPVYLSFYNSEGAVTGKLLPTGNVIDSIETSVGKINISIVDAANPLVFINADDIGLKGTELPDQLTENNLKLIEEIRSIAAELCGFASRDEATKKSPAVPKATIISRPNKYVDLSGKEVSKDNTDLVVRMMSMQKPHKALAITGAVCITTAASIDGTLVNKITKINNGKVRIGHPGGVMETAAEMKEGKIECVRVVRTARRIIEGYVYTRDTVK